One Streptomyces sp. SAI-135 DNA segment encodes these proteins:
- a CDS encoding phosphatase PAP2 family protein, protein MRTERNPTRLDRVFARLDREPERPAHLSVPRASRHRTVLVFAALAFYVAIVWLVVTTSWLVRLDWQVMFFRPYQQWASIHWFVDYYVVLGQRGPTAVMVAAWLGWRCWRQHTLRPLLTLGTSLLLLNITVGAAKYGMGRLGPHYATVIGSNEMGLGGDIFPSGHTANAVVTWGILAYLASTPRARRWLSAVSAVTSLGVGMATVYLGTHWLSDVLLGWVAGLLILLALPWFEPLIARTEDYAFDLRDRWRARGGVKVPAPVTPVTAPAPARLKPLTAPQNETAAREATAPARGPRSPVHLAPGPHLSRSERTPVTPAGSRRPPHPDRIVRGTASPATRPVTGG, encoded by the coding sequence GTGCGTACCGAACGAAACCCCACCCGTCTGGACCGGGTGTTCGCGAGGCTGGACCGTGAGCCGGAACGGCCGGCCCACCTCAGCGTGCCCCGGGCGAGCCGCCACCGGACCGTCCTCGTGTTCGCCGCCCTGGCCTTCTACGTGGCGATCGTCTGGCTGGTGGTGACCACCTCGTGGCTGGTCCGCCTCGACTGGCAGGTCATGTTCTTCCGGCCGTACCAGCAGTGGGCGTCCATCCACTGGTTCGTCGACTACTACGTGGTTCTGGGCCAGCGCGGCCCGACCGCGGTGATGGTCGCGGCCTGGCTGGGCTGGCGTTGCTGGCGCCAGCACACCCTGCGCCCGCTGCTGACGCTGGGCACCTCACTGCTCCTGCTGAACATCACGGTCGGCGCCGCCAAGTACGGCATGGGACGGCTCGGACCGCACTACGCGACCGTCATCGGCTCCAACGAGATGGGCCTGGGCGGCGATATATTTCCCAGCGGCCACACCGCCAACGCCGTCGTGACCTGGGGAATCCTGGCGTATCTGGCCTCCACCCCGAGAGCCCGCCGCTGGCTGTCCGCGGTCTCCGCGGTGACCTCGCTGGGCGTCGGCATGGCGACCGTCTACCTCGGTACGCACTGGCTGAGCGACGTCCTGCTGGGCTGGGTCGCGGGTCTGCTGATCCTGCTCGCGCTGCCCTGGTTCGAGCCGCTGATCGCCCGTACCGAGGACTACGCCTTCGACCTGCGCGACCGCTGGCGGGCCCGCGGCGGCGTCAAGGTCCCGGCCCCGGTCACTCCCGTCACGGCGCCCGCGCCCGCCCGCCTCAAGCCGCTCACGGCCCCGCAGAACGAGACGGCGGCCCGCGAGGCGACCGCTCCGGCGCGCGGCCCCAGGTCGCCCGTCCACCTGGCGCCGGGCCCGCACCTGTCACGCTCGGAGCGCACCCCGGTCACCCCGGCCGGCAGCCGCCGCCCGCCCCACCCGGACCGGATCGTGCGCGGTACGGCCTCCCCTGCCACCCGCCCGGTGACCGGCGGCTGA
- a CDS encoding I78 family peptidase inhibitor, with amino-acid sequence MAPIPTPPAEPQDSPDTYVGLDSASAERIARERGWSTVRSLPPGAIITMEYRAGRLNFEVKDGRVARAWKG; translated from the coding sequence ATGGCACCCATTCCGACACCGCCCGCCGAACCCCAGGACAGCCCGGACACCTACGTCGGCCTCGACTCCGCCTCCGCCGAGCGGATCGCGCGCGAGCGCGGCTGGTCGACGGTCCGGTCGCTGCCGCCGGGGGCGATCATCACGATGGAGTACCGCGCGGGCCGGCTGAACTTCGAGGTGAAGGACGGCCGCGTGGCGCGGGCCTGGAAGGGCTGA